The genome window ggcagagggatctgtgatctAGCCTGACAGTTTCACACTCAGGAAGATTGGCTCCAGAGCATATGCTCTTAAAGATTAAATCTAGTAATTTGAAGTAAAGCCtctaatctaatctaatctaatctaatctgTTTATAGATCATTTTCAAGTCTTCACTCCTGCTTGTTCTCGTTCTCTAAACTGAAGGCAGACATGAGGAAGGAAGCTAGATAGAAACAAGAGCGGACAAAGGAAAAACTGTTCATTTGCAAATGGACAATCCGGTGGTTCCCTGAGCAGGCATGCACATGAGCAGAAGCGACCACAGGGGACAAAGACAATTCCACACAGGGAGCCCTCCTACCGTGGGTGCCATTCAGTTAGACCAATGAGTTCCCAACAATCTCTTTAACCTGTATGACAGAGATTACATTGAGGGCTCAACCAGTGACCAAATGGCATGAATCCAGCTAAGAGGACTTAAAACCCCAGGAATGTAACCATTGGGGCTCTTGAGCACTCTCCTCTCTCGCTCAAGCCTGCTCCATTTTCTCCAGAATgtactcttccctcttcctttactaaataaaaatgcttttactTTTCAATTCTGGCTTGTCTCGTCCAGTTCTGTGTTTGAGATTCCAAGAACCTGGACCCTGCCAGCAGGACCTGAAATTTTCCCATAACACACATATAACTAACTAGGGGACATTTCTGCCTCATGTTTACAGACATAGAATGTCCCATACTGAACTGATTCTCCTCCCCCTTTTCAAGTTCAGTATGTAAAACAATGATTAGTGCAAGAGAACCAATCAACACATAAATGCTGATTGATTAATACTTGTAAAATCACTCTCTTCCTGTGATCCTCCTCTTAGCAAATGGAGCTGCTCTCCACTCAGGTAAAACCATCTTTCACTATTCTCTTTCCCTTATGTACCACCTTAATCAATCACCAAGTTCTCTTCCTTCTAATCTTAGAATCTTCCTTCCATCTACCTCTATGCAACCTTACTGGAGACACCTCATCACCCCCACACCAACACTCCTTGttgcctggattattgcaatTGTATCCTACACTCTCCTCGCACACTCTTCCCCCTTTCCAATGTGTTCCACATACTTTAGCCAAAGTAAACTTACAGCAATGGTTATCTGATCATGAACCTTCCTTCATACTCATTGTTCTTAGAGTAAAGTTAAAGCTCCTCACACGATTTGTAAGAATCACATGGTTAGAACCTGCTTTGTGTCAAATGTTCCCATCATGTTTTGTTGTTCTAGCTATACTAGAATTGCTTTTGTTTGAACTCAGCATATTTTCTCTGGCCCCATGACTTGTGCAACTTTTTATTTGTCTGTAGCTAAACCCTACCCTGCTCACAACTACCATATTCTTACCAACCTCATTTTTTCAGTTCTCAGCTTAAGTGGTATTTATTTCCTCTGGGAAATTTTCCCTGATCCCAGAGATATTTTCTATGTGTTCCCCCTTAACTCACTGCCATCTATGCTGTAATGATAGTGCTATGAAAAtatatggtaaatattttctttctagtaCCCACTGGATTTTTACACTCTGAATAAAAAGACCATGTTCCTCATTGTGAACCTGGTGCAAAATAGtcaatattctaaaaataatccAACTTTAAGATGAAAAGTTGGATGTCTCCATGCATGTTTATTAAAAGATACACTGTGGTTACTGTGTATCAGTACTtattccccgccccccccaaaaaactgggaaagataaaaatgcaaaaggaatTCAAAAACTCTAGGACCAGCAAAGACATTTTTGACTCCTGAGAATTACTGCTATCTCCTTTACCTCTGAGGTAAACAAGGGGAAGGACATACATGGATTTTCTAAATCTTGATGCTGAATATCTGGGGTCACATAACAAAGCCCCACCATCCCCACACCAGTGCAGCCACTGAGTTTACACTTTTCTTCAGACATCCTTGGGGAAACACCTGAAAGACCCGGGGACATTGGTTTAGTGGCCCAGCTCCTcccaggaaaggagagagggaaggaagatcAAGAGGTCTCCCGAGTATCCGAAAAGGTGGAACTCTGGAGAGGTGATTTCTACATACACAAGATTTCACGTGGGGTCTTCTGAGGAGGTGATGCAAAGGAATGAATCACCTGGACAGAGTCCTCAAGTAGGGCAATGACAGGTCTTTATTCCAGCAGCAACAGTGTGAGTGGGCGAGTGCCAGGAATAGACCCAAGGAATGATTCCTCTCTCTTCTGAGTTACATGCAGTCGAGGAAAGCATACAAGAGATTCTCAGAGGCCTGCCTAAAGGTAAAGATACCAGCTGAGGTGGGACACACCTGCagcacagatttttttccttcattacaACATGTATTCATAGAACTATGCTGGATTTGGGGCTTCTAATCTGAGAACCTGGGATTTGTATCAGGACAATTGTGAGATCTCTGAATGCTCATATGCTTCATCATGTGTTCTTATCCATTTCTCTGGGTAGAGGTTTTTAGTTCTTATTAGACTGAAACAGCAGACCTTgaaacacacacacgtgtgtttACTTGAAGAACTCTCTTAGAAATGGCATGGTAGTTGTCAGTGGGACTCACTAGGAAAAATGCAAAcaccctggccctggccctggcccatCATCCTCGGCTCTATGGGGGCCTATTCCACCTCCCGTTCAGGAGGAAGGGTGAGTATGTGgtgagaaaataaaggagaaaaaagtcacATTGTCTTCTCTATCTCCTGGTTTATTTGGATTTTGTGATACTTGTACTACTCATTCATTCCTCTTGAGACCCACCGATCTTTCCTGTCTGTTCTTTCTTCATATACCCAAGTTTTCTCTGACCCTTATAGATCCCTAATGTCTTTTAAGAGTCAAGTTATGTTCTCAAATGGAGCATGATGGGGTGTTTTCATgaacatgtgtgcatgtgtgcatgtgtgcattcaTGTGTGTGTACTGGCAGCAGTGTTGTTACAAGTCTAGGAATCCTATTCACTTAGAAAAATGTCATCATGTGAAAATTGGGTTTGTAATATATCTGGAATGAGAACGTGAGCAGGTCTCAAATCTAtgcttttttcatgttttcagcATTATAGATTCTGTTGAGACAGTCTAGGCAATATGTTGCATAAAATTGCAAGAAGATCATTAAGCCGAATTATAAAGTCCTGGTCTGCATTGAAAGCTTCTTCAGGACAGACTCTGCTCATTAAATGGTTTTCCCAGCAATCAACACAGTGATAGTCATGTGGCAAGTGCTCACTAATTCTGGGCTGGGTCAAAATAGTTGTCTTTCCACTACTCATGTATGATATTGAGAAATGGTGCTTCTGCTGGTTGttttatttataagccacccttTGAATGATAATTCAGATATCAGTGATCTAGGACTCCCAGACCTTAGGAAATCACTAAAGTAAAATGCATGTTTTGAGTTGAGAGCTGCCTATCAGTTTTAGAACATGAGCTACCCCATTCCATCCCAAAAACTAGTTCTTATACTTCTGGTAAAATTTCAGTAGCATCTTAATAGGCAAGCCATCTTTATGGAGTGTTGCTATATAATGGAGCCTTGGGAGGATGCATGAGGAAACTGGCTATGTTGAGTCTTAGTCGATGACAGTGTCTTGGGCTCCTAGAAGCCCCACACACCTGCTTCTGGGCATCTGGTGGCCTCTCAGTCCTGGAAAGccctgtgttttctcttttttccaaaatTCTCAGTAACATGGCCTTCTTTTCACATTCTCAGAGCTACCATTGCCGTCtctgtgtcttattttttttttttactcaagcCTAGGTGTGGAGGAAAATGCAAcctctctgtttctcatttttctgctTATGAAAATAGTAAAAACACATGGCTTTTTTGGTGTTGAATGTTTTATTACCAATTTCTGCAAAGATCTAGTCAATTGTCAAGGAGCAGCTCACATAAGTTTTACAATATAGTTTGTATTAGGTTCAGTGagatggaggaaagggagagagagagacccgagCCAGGTGCTTTTTCAACcaaaagctttattccactaaCATGGGGGGGGTAGAGCCAGATCAGTTCCCTGAAACTAAAGAAAGCAGGGGGTTGTAAGACTTTTACGGAGGGTTCAGAGTAAAGGGAacttttgaaatcagtggtatggaAGGTGACACAGTCCTTGTAGTCTCATAACACCTGTTAGTTTAACTCATAGACTCCCAATTAAccactatctcagtacaaagcattccagccCCAAACCTGCTAGACACAATGCACAAGACATTCCCTTGATGATAACAGTAATGTTTACCCCTTTccaggagaggaatctcagttctcagagaagaaaggaaaatggtgGCGGGAGAGGGGGGAAGCTCAATATGGCTGAGCTGAAGCTAAGCCAGCCATGAGACCTAATAGTCTGTGCATCTAATTTGATCATTCTGAATTTCTTTTCGCAAATGAATCCAAGACCTTAGGTCTTTCTGCTGCAGCTACCCTTCAGGATAAAGAGCACTAATCTGCTACCTCTCTAAattgcctttcttttccttctccatatCGTTCTCTCAACTATGGTTTTAAGCATAAAGAAGCTTTCAGAGTAGAACAACATTTAGgttataatcatatttttaatacctctatatgatttgaatgtgttttAATATTAAGGGATTCCTAATTTTGGTGATTTCACTCTCATGAGCACCATGCTCATGCGAATGTAACTTCGGAGCTTTTCCTCGCACAAGATTTGTTCTGATTCTGGTCTGTTTCTGTTATTAAGGCCACCTTATGAAGGGTGCAAGTATTCCACTGTTCAGTGTTGGAGACCTAGCTGCCTGCTTCTGAATTTAtggtgaaatgacactgcagcaGAGCAGAGCATatgtttctttttcctatctTCTGGCAaccaggaaaacagaaataatgaagatGACTGGCATCCTTAGGCTGTGGAAACATAGATACACTAGGATGTTACCAGTCACAAAGCCAAAACAGCTATGGTGACAGGTGAGAAGAAAAGTAGACAGAGATAAGAACAGACATAGAGGAAGAATCTGAGCATTCGATCATGctaaaggcagaaagaaaaccagaaatttGTGAAGgagctataaaaaacaaaatcaaaaacaatataTGAGGGCATTTAGAGGAAAGGAGGGAATCAACCAGGTAGAAGAATCAAGTTTCTATCTTCAGCGATGGAAGAGATGAAACActtagagcagtgcttctcagatGTTGCTTTGCACTTGAGTCACCTGGGAATCATGACCAAGTGCAAATTTTCATTCGAAGGCTTGGAGGAAGGGCAGGGCTGAGGCTGCATGTCTAACAAGTCCCAGTTCTTGTATGGCGTGGCTAGTCTGTGGTGCACTACATAGGTAGCCAAGCTCAAAGAAAGGGGTAACCGTTGGAGTGGCAAAGCACAATTGGCAATGATTGTGATACATGCTGTGTTCGTAAAAACACTGGCATCAATCTTCAAAAAGAAGCACGGAACCACTTTCCTAACTGAAGAAAATGTATGTGTTTATCATAATTGTGAAACATAAAATCAAAATCAAGATTATGTCGGAAAAGTCAGCAATCACACAGCAAGAAAGGAGATAAGCAAGATTATTGtctatttgcatatatttatcgtgtttctttttgttatcactgttattgcaaatatttttaagcttACACATAATAGGTGGACTTGATGTTTTAAGGCAACTTAATgaagaattttttcttaattcaagaaaaatttaaCCATTAACctaatatttttctctaattaggTAAAGACTACCGTGCCTCATCTCTAATACAACCTGCAAATGCCTACTGTTCTGCAGGCAAATAGTGAAGGTTCAGATTTATTACACCAAGTATGAAGACTATGATTGAGGCTACTGTGATATACTATCACTGAAAAATCTGGACACTTTGGTTCTAGGTTTTCAGAAAGTTTCTCTCTAGCTGCGGACACACTATGTGGTCCAATATTAGTGACACCCCCTTTCTGCTGACTGGCTTCCCAGGTCTGGAGGCAGCTCATCACTGGATCTCCATCCCCTTCTTTGCAGTCTACATCTTGGTGCTTCTGGGCAATGGCACACTCCTCTGCCTTATCAAGAATGACCACAGCCTACATGAACCCATGTACTACTTCCTTGCAATGCTGTCAGGCACAGACCTCATGGTGACATTGGCCACAATGCCTACTGTAATGGGCATCCTGTGGGCTAATCACAGAGTTGTGAGCCATGGGGGCTGCTTCTTGCAGGCCTACATCATCCACTCCCTTTCCATTGTGGAATCGGGCATCCTCCTTGCAATGGCCTGTGATCGTTTCATTGCTATCTGCAATCCCTTGAGATACACTTCCATTCTCACTAATACTCGGGTGGTAAAGTTAGGGGTGGGAGTTTTTATGAGGGGTTTTATATCCATCATGCCTATAATCTTGcgtctttttttatttccatattgcCACACTCATGTTCTCTCCCATGCTTTCTGCCTTCACCAAGAAGTCATGAAACTGGCCTGCGCTGATATAACTTTTAATAGACTTTACCCTGTAATTCTGGTTTCTTTCACAATCTTCCTAGACTCTCTGATCATTCTCCTCTCCTATATCCTTATTCTTAAAACTGTTATTGGCATTGCCTCTGGTGAAGAGAGAGCCAAGGCCCTCAATACCTGTATCTCCCACATTGGCTGTGTCCTCATCTTCTATGTCACAGTGATTGGTTTGTCATTCATCCACAGGTTTGGCAAGAATGTGCCAGAGGTGGTCCACATCACCATGAGCTATATctacttcctctttcctcccttaaTGAATCCTATAATCTATAGCATCAAGACCAAGCAAATTCAATATGGCATTGTCCACCTTTTATCTAAACACAGATGTGGAACTTAAACTCTGATGGtcgttatgttaagtgaagcgagcctggcacagaaagacaaacactgcatgatctcacacattggtggaatctaaaacagttgATGCCATAGGAGTAAACAGTAGAGTTGTTGTTGCCAGATGCTGGAGGGTTGAAGGAGGGTAATATGGGAAGAggttggtcaacaggtacaaagttacagttaggttGGAAGAACAAGTTCTTGTGTTCCAGTACACAGTGGGGTGACTATGGTTAGCAGTAATgtaaagtatatttcaaaatagcaagaagacAAGATATTGAAAGTTCTTACAACTAAGAAATGCCTGAGGTTAtatatatgctaattaccctgatttgactatcatacattatgtatatgtattgaaatgtcacactgtaccctataaatatgtacaactatgtgtcaattaaaaataaattaaatttttaatcttttttaatggtttgtagagaattggtgtcaattcctctttgaatgtttggtagaattataCTGTGAATCCATctattcctgggcttttctttgttgggagccttctgataacaggttcaatctcttttactgttattggtctgttcagattttctacatcgtcttggcttagttttggtagtttgtgtgtgtccagaaatttatccattacctccaggttttcaaatttgttgggatttagttgtttatagtagtctctaatgatgccttgtatttcagaggtatcagttgtaatatcacctttttcatttctaatttttgttatttgggtcttctctcttctttttttagttaaccgtgctaatggtttgtcaattttatttatcttttcaaaaaaacatctttatgattcattgatattttgtatcattttttaaatttcaatttcattaagttctgctctgatcttaatgatttctttccatctgttaacatttttctcagaaattgaaaaaaaaaaacaacaaaactatccagacatatatatggaataacaaaagaccacacatagccaaagcaattctgagcaaaagaaataaagctggaggcataacactaactgaTTTTAAACTACCCTACAAAGCTGTAATTAATAAAatagcatggtgctggcataaaaacagacacactgatcaatggaatagaatagagaatacagaaatcaacccacacacctacagccatccgatctttgacaaaggaaccaagactatacactggggaagagactgcctcttcaggaaatggtgctgagataactggatatccatattcaggacAATGAACctagaaccatacctctcaccatatactaaaatcaattcaaaatggattaaataattaaatatacaccctgaaacaa of Cynocephalus volans isolate mCynVol1 chromosome 4, mCynVol1.pri, whole genome shotgun sequence contains these proteins:
- the LOC134376747 gene encoding olfactory receptor 51B2-like, which translates into the protein MWSNISDTPFLLTGFPGLEAAHHWISIPFFAVYILVLLGNGTLLCLIKNDHSLHEPMYYFLAMLSGTDLMVTLATMPTVMGILWANHRVVSHGGCFLQAYIIHSLSIVESGILLAMACDRFIAICNPLRYTSILTNTRVVKLGVGVFMRGFISIMPIILRLFLFPYCHTHVLSHAFCLHQEVMKLACADITFNRLYPVILVSFTIFLDSLIILLSYILILKTVIGIASGEERAKALNTCISHIGCVLIFYVTVIGLSFIHRFGKNVPEVVHITMSYIYFLFPPLMNPIIYSIKTKQIQYGIVHLLSKHRCGT